From a single Lentisphaera profundi genomic region:
- a CDS encoding glycosyltransferase family 4 protein, with protein MKSILLVNERFGRYSGAEQHIYVTLPYIAKKMAVSFLYNEDTGKDSQELESVIKEKIQYDFEEKAHRAYSETWKILQQIQPQMIYVHKCMNIGMLQAFRDFGCPLIRMQHDHDMYCMRSYKYNPISRKICTKKAGIACLIPCGASLNRERQGESSRLVWRSYSKQMQQIKINKSFDEVFVVSEYMKQELITQGFHKSKIKIFPPVPLPKNDLPINSYSDENIIIFATQIIRGKGLDCLINALALVKTNFKLYVFGSGSHKQYCQELVRSLKMEDKIIFKGFVSQEELSAIYGSALFGAVPSVWPEPIATVGLEFLRHGLPVIGFDAGGIKDWLINDQSGYLIPWMNIEKMAEKIELMLNNKKLVRKLGASGREFVNTKYNFDNYIERLVNHLLDKAESFVSHQNLAV; from the coding sequence ATGAAATCTATACTTTTAGTCAATGAACGATTCGGCCGTTATTCAGGTGCTGAACAACATATATATGTAACCCTCCCCTACATCGCAAAAAAAATGGCAGTCAGCTTCCTCTATAACGAAGATACCGGTAAAGATAGCCAAGAGCTTGAAAGTGTTATCAAAGAAAAGATCCAGTATGATTTCGAAGAAAAAGCTCATCGTGCCTATAGTGAAACTTGGAAAATACTCCAACAAATCCAACCTCAAATGATCTACGTACATAAATGTATGAATATTGGTATGCTACAGGCTTTTCGTGATTTTGGTTGCCCTCTTATACGTATGCAGCACGATCACGATATGTACTGTATGAGAAGTTATAAATATAATCCAATTAGTAGAAAAATTTGCACTAAAAAAGCCGGTATAGCCTGTCTGATTCCCTGTGGCGCTTCTCTGAATAGAGAAAGACAAGGAGAATCTAGTCGACTTGTCTGGCGCAGCTACAGCAAACAAATGCAACAAATCAAAATTAATAAATCCTTCGATGAAGTATTTGTCGTCAGTGAGTATATGAAACAAGAATTAATAACACAGGGCTTCCACAAAAGTAAAATTAAGATTTTCCCTCCTGTACCTCTCCCCAAAAATGATCTTCCCATAAATTCATATAGTGATGAAAATATCATTATCTTTGCTACTCAAATTATTCGTGGAAAAGGCCTCGATTGCCTCATCAATGCTCTTGCTCTTGTGAAAACAAATTTTAAACTCTATGTATTTGGTAGCGGCTCTCATAAGCAATACTGTCAAGAACTTGTACGTAGCTTAAAAATGGAAGATAAAATCATCTTTAAGGGCTTTGTGAGCCAAGAAGAATTATCGGCTATTTATGGTTCAGCTCTTTTTGGTGCTGTACCATCAGTTTGGCCTGAACCTATTGCCACTGTTGGCTTAGAATTTCTTCGCCATGGTTTACCTGTCATTGGTTTCGATGCAGGTGGAATTAAAGATTGGCTCATTAATGATCAAAGTGGATACTTAATTCCCTGGATGAATATTGAGAAAATGGCCGAAAAAATTGAGCTCATGCTTAATAACAAAAAGCTTGTGAGGAAATTAGGCGCATCTGGTCGGGAATTTGTAAATACAAAATACAATTTCGATAATTATATCGAGCGACTCGTAAACCATTTACTAGACAAAGCAGAAAGCTTTGTGAGCCATCAAAACCTAGCGGTTTAA
- a CDS encoding PAS domain-containing sensor histidine kinase produces MKISFYTTMLVLSCMCVGFTAVGIVFFRGELIHVQQQKLQLLQQDKVQTDEALIFINQWKRTLDLYLMKHEPYLHKSLKEQVNAIKYINQQYVGSDNIRLVSARIEQVMHLCSKKMSTDAEWKILSIASGKLTLDLEGSVQALQKKLRTQINEKRLYISSLQKQFSLTVYVCPTLFIAFSLIMLKWANRTVVQPIKDLTELARKGEISQEKFSYKKPVEVDHLVDSLNEYIRELIEVKDQAWQEMRQNEYANARMSNIMETAADAIICTSSSGDIIQMNASFRRLTFLTDDYPGELRCEFFLPNFRLSDYSEDIMETFVSVEQTVLKNTNGEDIPIELSVSHFTYEEVMYFTLVIRDIRERERMQQQILQAQKMESVGTLAAGIAHEINTPTQYIRNYCIFLQDAFNDLAKYVKMTQEHPTSQVLKKLEEDIELDFLMEEIPKALKGSEEGLGKVSVIVKSMKVMSHPSKSEKVSYDINTLLKEAVILSRNQWKQFAEIKYILDENIHEVMCYPGLLSQTFINIIVNAAQAIEEQIKTQTFETLGVITIRTTMKKRNVMIKISDTGIGVKDSIRTKIFDPFFTTKEVGVGTGQGLALSHDLIVGKHGGSISFDSNPGLGCSFIILLPYTLS; encoded by the coding sequence ATGAAAATAAGTTTTTATACGACCATGCTAGTATTATCCTGCATGTGTGTGGGTTTCACGGCCGTGGGCATTGTTTTTTTTAGAGGGGAGTTAATCCATGTTCAGCAGCAGAAGCTGCAGTTACTCCAACAAGACAAAGTTCAAACAGATGAAGCGTTAATCTTTATTAATCAATGGAAGCGCACTCTAGATTTATATTTAATGAAACATGAGCCCTATTTACACAAGAGTTTAAAGGAGCAGGTGAATGCCATTAAATATATAAACCAGCAGTATGTGGGAAGCGATAATATTCGTTTAGTAAGTGCACGAATTGAACAGGTCATGCACCTATGCTCCAAAAAAATGAGTACTGATGCAGAATGGAAAATTTTAAGTATAGCAAGTGGAAAATTAACACTAGATCTAGAAGGAAGTGTTCAAGCTTTGCAAAAAAAATTACGGACTCAGATAAATGAAAAAAGGCTTTATATTAGTTCCTTACAGAAACAGTTTTCACTCACTGTTTATGTATGCCCCACACTCTTTATCGCATTTTCATTAATTATGCTAAAGTGGGCCAATCGAACAGTAGTACAACCGATTAAAGACCTCACTGAATTGGCACGCAAAGGAGAGATTAGTCAAGAAAAGTTTTCCTATAAAAAACCAGTAGAAGTCGATCACTTAGTGGATAGCTTAAACGAGTATATACGCGAACTCATTGAGGTGAAAGATCAAGCTTGGCAAGAAATGCGACAAAACGAGTATGCTAATGCTCGAATGAGTAATATTATGGAAACGGCTGCGGATGCCATTATTTGTACAAGTTCTTCGGGTGATATTATTCAAATGAACGCATCATTTCGACGTTTAACGTTCTTGACGGATGATTATCCAGGCGAATTGCGTTGTGAATTTTTTTTACCGAATTTTAGATTGTCAGATTATAGCGAAGATATAATGGAAACATTTGTAAGTGTTGAACAAACTGTCCTCAAAAACACCAATGGTGAAGATATACCTATTGAGCTTTCAGTAAGTCATTTTACATACGAAGAAGTGATGTATTTCACCTTAGTTATCAGAGATATACGCGAACGAGAACGGATGCAGCAACAAATTCTTCAAGCCCAAAAAATGGAATCTGTGGGGACTTTGGCTGCTGGTATTGCGCATGAGATTAATACCCCTACTCAGTACATTCGAAATTATTGTATTTTCTTGCAAGATGCCTTCAATGATTTAGCGAAATATGTTAAAATGACTCAAGAACATCCCACAAGTCAAGTACTGAAAAAATTAGAAGAAGACATCGAGCTCGATTTTTTAATGGAGGAAATACCGAAAGCGCTTAAAGGTAGTGAAGAGGGTTTAGGGAAAGTCAGTGTCATTGTCAAATCCATGAAGGTCATGTCTCATCCTTCTAAAAGTGAAAAAGTCAGTTACGATATAAATACTTTATTAAAAGAAGCTGTTATTCTTTCTAGAAATCAGTGGAAACAATTTGCAGAAATCAAATATATTTTAGACGAAAATATTCATGAGGTCATGTGTTATCCAGGCTTACTTTCACAGACCTTTATTAATATTATTGTGAATGCAGCTCAAGCAATCGAAGAGCAAATTAAAACTCAAACTTTTGAAACATTGGGTGTGATTACAATTAGAACGACCATGAAGAAGCGAAACGTCATGATTAAAATTTCGGATACAGGAATTGGGGTTAAAGATAGTATTCGGACGAAAATTTTCGATCCCTTTTTCACAACTAAAGAAGTAGGAGTGGGAACCGGTCAGGGCTTGGCGTTGTCTCATGACCTTATAGTTGGTAAACATGGAGGAAGTATAAGTTTTGACTCAAATCCGGGACTTGGTTGTAGCTTTATAATCCTACTGCCTTATACACTGTCTTAG
- a CDS encoding alpha/beta hydrolase → MSSFRTIEISSDVPDGLKFLTVKSAHLKGRGDITLFEPQGDFSEPLPLVILLHGVYGSHWAWAFSGNAHKTAANMINSGEIEPMVLVMPSDGLWGDGSSYTSHNERDFEKWIVEDVVKAACEASPLVNEQSPKFISGLSMGGYGALRLGLRHPQIFTAISAHSAITCFSEMALFIEEDLNSLHKSWDESEELDIISEFSKEGKIHPHLRFDCGLSDQLIEGNRLFHKQLNELKVAHTYEEFGGAHEWDYWQNHLPGTLKFFNQFCKIKGK, encoded by the coding sequence ATGAGTTCTTTCCGCACCATAGAAATCTCAAGTGATGTTCCCGACGGATTGAAGTTTCTCACGGTGAAATCGGCCCATTTAAAAGGGCGTGGCGATATTACTCTTTTTGAACCACAGGGAGATTTTAGCGAGCCTCTGCCTTTAGTCATTTTACTACACGGCGTTTACGGCAGTCACTGGGCCTGGGCGTTTAGTGGTAATGCCCATAAAACTGCCGCAAATATGATAAATTCTGGAGAAATTGAACCGATGGTTTTGGTGATGCCTTCAGATGGTTTATGGGGTGATGGTTCATCCTATACAAGCCATAACGAGCGCGACTTTGAGAAGTGGATTGTGGAAGACGTTGTCAAAGCAGCTTGCGAAGCCAGCCCTCTGGTCAATGAGCAGTCGCCAAAGTTTATCAGCGGCCTTTCCATGGGGGGCTATGGAGCTCTTCGTTTGGGTTTGCGTCACCCGCAAATTTTTACAGCAATTTCAGCCCATTCCGCAATCACCTGCTTTTCTGAAATGGCTTTATTTATCGAAGAAGATTTAAACTCTTTGCACAAATCTTGGGATGAGAGTGAAGAACTGGATATTATTAGTGAATTTTCCAAGGAAGGTAAGATTCATCCTCATTTACGCTTTGATTGCGGGCTAAGTGATCAATTAATCGAGGGCAATCGCCTTTTTCATAAACAATTAAACGAGCTCAAAGTCGCTCATACTTATGAGGAGTTTGGTGGTGCCCACGAGTGGGATTATTGGCAAAATCATTTGCCTGGCACACTGAAATTTTTCAATCAATTCTGCAAAATCAAGGGAAAATAA
- a CDS encoding sigma-54-dependent transcriptional regulator, translating into MSKEIYFVDDDKNFLHAMKLIMRKTTFKIKTFSEPLEMLAEIQAGWQGIIVTDLHMPLIDGFEVLDRVKKIDEGIPVIVLTGNGEVENVLKALRSGAYDFLEKPLSKEYLISSANRALEKRQLSIENKTLRLQIKKKSGAKEFIAQASSMLRLKDTLKTIALSDANIMLIGETGAGKEVISNYIHDSSARKDNKFTAINCGAIPENLMDSELFGHEAGAFTGAVSSRKGKFEECHGGTLFLDEVNSMPMSMQVKLLRFLEERVIEKVGSNKLISVDVRVIAASQVPLKQVVDKGGFREDLYYRLNVIPIKIPSLKDRPEDIPLLFKHFLFQFCTQYQRELIDVSQDILNKLIAYDWPGNVRELRNTAERYVITGMLSEDLQVEQNNTDSTYISSFSSPETSSIADKVGLYEKHLIENELTAQGGSVVNTCASLDVPRKTLYDKMKKYDIKPADFKK; encoded by the coding sequence GTGAGTAAGGAAATCTATTTTGTAGACGACGATAAAAACTTTTTACATGCGATGAAATTAATCATGCGCAAAACCACTTTTAAAATTAAAACTTTTTCTGAACCCCTCGAAATGCTAGCTGAGATCCAAGCTGGTTGGCAAGGAATTATTGTTACCGACCTCCATATGCCGCTCATCGATGGCTTTGAAGTTCTGGATAGAGTAAAAAAAATAGATGAGGGGATTCCGGTCATTGTTCTTACCGGTAATGGTGAAGTTGAAAATGTTCTTAAAGCGCTACGTTCAGGTGCTTATGATTTCCTGGAAAAACCCCTCTCTAAAGAATATCTCATAAGCTCTGCCAATAGAGCTTTAGAGAAACGCCAATTAAGTATCGAAAATAAAACTCTACGTCTACAAATTAAGAAAAAATCTGGCGCTAAAGAATTTATTGCTCAAGCATCTTCTATGCTACGCTTAAAAGACACCTTAAAGACTATTGCTCTCTCAGATGCTAATATTATGCTTATTGGAGAAACGGGTGCAGGGAAGGAAGTTATATCTAATTATATTCATGATTCATCTGCACGTAAAGACAACAAATTCACCGCTATAAATTGTGGTGCTATCCCTGAAAACCTTATGGATTCAGAGCTTTTTGGTCACGAAGCGGGGGCCTTTACTGGGGCGGTATCTTCACGTAAAGGAAAATTTGAAGAGTGTCATGGTGGAACTCTTTTTTTAGACGAAGTCAATTCAATGCCCATGAGCATGCAAGTAAAGCTTTTGCGTTTTCTTGAAGAACGAGTGATTGAAAAAGTCGGAAGTAATAAACTTATTTCGGTCGATGTCAGGGTTATTGCTGCTTCACAAGTCCCACTCAAACAGGTCGTTGACAAAGGGGGATTTCGTGAAGATTTATATTATCGCCTCAATGTCATTCCTATAAAAATCCCCTCGCTCAAAGATCGTCCAGAAGATATCCCTCTACTTTTCAAACATTTCCTCTTTCAATTTTGCACCCAGTATCAACGAGAGCTTATCGACGTATCTCAAGATATTCTCAATAAGCTAATTGCTTATGATTGGCCTGGTAACGTTAGAGAATTACGTAATACGGCTGAACGCTATGTGATAACAGGTATGCTTAGCGAAGACCTACAAGTAGAGCAAAATAACACTGACAGCACGTATATAAGTAGTTTTTCTAGTCCTGAAACCTCCAGCATTGCCGATAAAGTAGGCCTCTATGAGAAACACCTTATCGAAAATGAATTAACTGCGCAAGGTGGTTCTGTTGTGAATACTTGTGCCTCCTTAGATGTTCCACGTAAAACTCTCTATGACAAAATGAAAAAATACGATATTAAACCTGCTGATTTTAAAAAATGA
- a CDS encoding phytanoyl-CoA dioxygenase family protein has product MSKTIKKNIDIDSHYQLTQEQISFYQENEFIKLKNVLSPETLAHYRQIIWDKTLALNTNTLAMEERSTYDKAFIQVINLWQENDRVKEFVLGKTLARIASELMQVSGVRLYHDQALFKEASGGFTPWHADQQYWPLSSHKTITAWIPLQAVSLDMGPLSFAAGSQHDQTYRDLAISDDSEMVIQKAMNDYPIECAAFDIGEISFHSGWMYHRAPANKTNETRGVMTIIYMDEAMKLKEPENPNQENDRRCFLPGIEVGQIANSPLNPIIYSQAF; this is encoded by the coding sequence ATGAGTAAGACGATAAAGAAAAACATAGATATAGATAGCCACTATCAGTTGACGCAAGAGCAAATTTCTTTCTATCAAGAAAATGAGTTTATTAAGCTGAAGAATGTCCTGAGTCCGGAAACTCTCGCACATTATCGCCAGATCATTTGGGATAAGACTTTGGCGCTCAATACTAATACCCTTGCGATGGAAGAGCGCAGTACCTATGACAAGGCCTTTATTCAAGTGATTAATCTATGGCAAGAAAATGATCGCGTCAAAGAATTTGTTTTGGGTAAAACTTTAGCGAGAATCGCGAGTGAGCTTATGCAGGTTTCAGGTGTGCGCCTTTATCACGATCAAGCCCTTTTCAAAGAAGCTAGTGGTGGCTTTACACCTTGGCATGCTGATCAGCAGTATTGGCCGCTCTCGAGTCATAAAACCATTACCGCATGGATACCTCTACAGGCAGTGAGTCTCGACATGGGACCCTTGAGTTTTGCCGCGGGCTCACAGCATGATCAGACTTATCGTGACCTCGCCATTTCCGATGACTCAGAAATGGTCATCCAAAAAGCCATGAATGACTATCCAATCGAATGTGCAGCTTTTGACATTGGAGAAATTAGTTTTCATAGTGGCTGGATGTATCATCGAGCACCAGCCAATAAAACAAATGAAACTCGTGGAGTGATGACCATTATTTATATGGATGAGGCGATGAAACTCAAAGAGCCAGAAAATCCCAATCAGGAAAATGATCGTCGTTGCTTCTTACCTGGCATCGAAGTTGGACAAATTGCCAATAGTCCTCTTAATCCCATAATCTATAGTCAGGCATTTTAG
- a CDS encoding MauE/DoxX family redox-associated membrane protein, translating to MRIELIIRTLLILVFAFSAITKLNDIEAVYLHVNEVMPFIKVNALIEIVSFYIPLLELSICLALAFKTFRRTGYFISLILSTGFLIFILFLDSQQSCGCFGSALKISHTQSIILDIILIGLSILGLKFSKEKTALIKPVELPADQNA from the coding sequence ATGAGAATTGAGCTTATCATTCGGACTCTCCTTATTTTGGTTTTTGCCTTCTCCGCAATCACTAAGCTCAATGATATTGAAGCCGTCTACCTCCACGTAAATGAAGTCATGCCTTTTATTAAAGTGAATGCCCTGATCGAGATTGTGAGCTTCTATATTCCCCTCTTAGAACTCAGTATTTGCCTTGCCCTCGCCTTCAAAACTTTCCGCCGCACAGGCTATTTCATTAGCTTGATACTCTCCACTGGCTTCCTGATTTTTATTCTCTTTTTGGATTCACAACAAAGTTGTGGCTGCTTTGGCAGTGCATTAAAAATATCCCATACTCAAAGTATTATCCTAGATATAATTCTGATCGGCTTATCCATCCTCGGACTAAAATTCTCCAAAGAGAAAACGGCACTCATAAAGCCTGTAGAACTTCCCGCTGATCAGAACGCCTAA
- a CDS encoding ExeA family protein, with amino-acid sequence MKPFMHKKNCAFETDPTPSCFFESPQHAEAISRLQYICTDRGINIGVITGKIGSGKTLLCKTLGQMIDYSYKLVYIPSSNISFEAILDTIIFQLSGVHKTIELKMDRYLLLSEFEKIMHETIIATGRHLIIMLDECQMISVDCLRNLKCLTNSTQNSSGVSLILCGQPEFNQTLMQCPTVAQRVGLMYFLPYLEADQIESYIRFRMNKINKEVSIDQESVDMIYGFSLGCPREINKVCKIAFEHVDEQDAVHFSHDTISLVINDIQQQKLCLSMPSF; translated from the coding sequence ATGAAACCATTTATGCACAAAAAAAATTGCGCTTTCGAAACCGACCCTACGCCCTCTTGTTTTTTTGAAAGCCCCCAACATGCCGAAGCTATTTCGCGCCTGCAGTATATCTGTACTGATCGAGGTATTAATATTGGTGTCATTACGGGAAAAATCGGTTCCGGGAAAACCTTACTCTGTAAGACCCTTGGGCAAATGATTGATTATTCTTATAAATTAGTCTATATCCCCAGTTCAAATATTTCCTTTGAGGCCATTTTAGATACCATTATTTTTCAGTTAAGCGGCGTGCATAAGACTATTGAACTTAAGATGGATCGTTATCTGCTTTTGAGTGAATTCGAAAAAATCATGCATGAGACAATCATTGCTACAGGACGTCACCTGATCATCATGCTTGATGAGTGCCAAATGATTTCAGTTGACTGCCTTAGGAACCTTAAATGTCTTACTAATAGCACTCAAAATTCATCTGGTGTATCGCTCATTCTATGTGGCCAACCAGAATTCAATCAAACTCTCATGCAATGTCCTACAGTAGCTCAACGTGTCGGTTTAATGTATTTCCTACCTTACCTAGAGGCTGATCAAATCGAATCCTATATTCGCTTTAGGATGAATAAAATAAATAAGGAAGTCAGTATCGATCAAGAATCTGTAGACATGATTTATGGTTTTTCCTTAGGATGTCCAAGAGAAATAAATAAAGTTTGTAAGATTGCATTTGAACATGTTGATGAGCAAGATGCTGTGCATTTCTCCCATGATACCATTTCACTCGTAATTAACGATATTCAACAACAAAAACTTTGCCTCTCAATGCCTAGTTTCTAA
- a CDS encoding sugar transferase: MQLTKVIFDHHDHHDHHDHRNNIKQTTYSIIKRLIDIVFSTLAILILSPVLIGTALIIKLTSSGAILFWQKRAGLKGKTMMFPKFRSMYADAEERKAALMDQNDHGDSITFKMKKDPRITPIGRYIRKLSIDELPQFFLVLKGDLSLVGPRPATLDEVAQYSFFENRRLSVKPGLTCIWQVSGRGDIPFKEQVFMDYTYIAECNIFLDIKLMALTIPAVLSCKGAY; this comes from the coding sequence ATGCAATTAACAAAAGTTATTTTTGACCATCATGACCATCATGACCATCATGACCATCGCAATAATATTAAACAGACTACTTATTCAATTATCAAACGATTGATAGATATAGTTTTTTCTACTCTTGCGATTTTAATACTGAGCCCAGTACTTATTGGAACTGCCTTAATTATAAAGCTCACTTCGTCTGGGGCAATTCTTTTCTGGCAAAAACGTGCTGGCTTAAAGGGTAAAACCATGATGTTTCCAAAGTTCAGATCTATGTATGCTGATGCAGAAGAACGCAAAGCAGCACTGATGGACCAAAATGATCATGGTGATTCCATCACCTTCAAAATGAAAAAAGACCCGCGTATCACACCCATTGGTCGCTATATTCGCAAACTCAGTATCGATGAACTTCCTCAATTCTTTCTCGTTCTCAAAGGTGACTTAAGTCTTGTAGGTCCACGTCCTGCTACACTTGATGAAGTCGCTCAGTATTCTTTTTTTGAAAATAGACGTTTAAGTGTAAAGCCTGGTCTCACCTGTATATGGCAAGTGAGCGGTCGAGGCGATATTCCTTTTAAAGAACAAGTCTTTATGGATTATACCTATATAGCAGAGTGTAATATATTTCTGGACATCAAACTAATGGCTCTGACTATTCCGGCGGTTTTGTCCTGCAAAGGCGCCTATTAA
- a CDS encoding O-antigen ligase family protein, translating into MLLIWSSCEPDKFGINFFSREFYRASTRGFELSLIDICALTLAGNLLINWKENKRILLPALTCPYLFYLLIALISWALNCQNLPVPDPVVTNKYTIYPPPYAQFELWLYPLFEISKILRGLFLFWILVNYLQNPEYIKIIYMGLLLTVIYLTLLALRDRYIFGFHRIKTNLGHANSFSTYMAMLGTLFFPLILYAKSWLSSFVYSFLVACCGLCVILTVSRGGLVAMALGIACCLFFLCRRIFSLKNIILLSIGLFFTAIILFISSDTLINRFFNKQDASEDMTYRGKYNKKAKLMAAENVFGVGIGNFSAWSWLKYARQVDEQLPPGTPPHNLWFINLGELGYPGLIAFAIIWIRLYWMAFLNLIKTRKDKYLYTVSTACLGASLVLHFQSMLQLGYRQSPQYFLMIIICSIIVAIHHIKKEPLSTTATTT; encoded by the coding sequence ATGCTCCTGATATGGTCGAGTTGTGAACCTGATAAATTTGGTATAAATTTCTTTTCTCGTGAATTCTATCGAGCTTCGACTCGTGGCTTTGAACTAAGTTTAATTGATATTTGTGCTCTAACTCTTGCAGGAAATTTACTTATAAATTGGAAGGAAAATAAACGTATATTGCTTCCCGCACTTACTTGTCCCTACCTATTTTATCTTTTAATTGCGCTAATTTCCTGGGCTCTTAATTGTCAAAATTTACCTGTACCAGATCCCGTAGTCACTAATAAATATACTATATATCCACCTCCTTATGCTCAATTCGAATTATGGCTTTATCCACTTTTTGAGATAAGTAAAATTCTTCGAGGTCTCTTTCTCTTTTGGATATTAGTTAACTACCTCCAGAACCCAGAGTATATCAAAATTATTTATATGGGTTTGCTATTAACTGTTATTTATCTCACCCTTTTAGCTCTCAGGGATCGCTATATTTTTGGATTCCACCGCATTAAAACAAATTTGGGTCATGCCAATTCGTTTTCCACTTACATGGCCATGCTAGGCACTCTATTTTTCCCTTTAATACTTTATGCTAAGTCGTGGTTATCATCTTTTGTTTATTCATTTCTTGTCGCGTGCTGTGGACTGTGTGTCATTTTAACGGTTTCTCGTGGTGGACTAGTGGCAATGGCCCTTGGTATAGCCTGCTGTTTATTCTTTCTTTGTCGCCGAATATTTAGCCTAAAAAATATTATCCTGCTCTCTATAGGCCTCTTCTTTACAGCGATCATTTTATTTATATCTTCCGACACCCTTATCAATCGTTTCTTCAACAAACAGGATGCGAGCGAAGACATGACTTATCGGGGGAAATACAATAAAAAAGCTAAACTCATGGCCGCAGAAAATGTTTTTGGTGTAGGTATAGGAAATTTTTCAGCATGGTCATGGTTAAAATATGCACGACAAGTCGATGAACAACTGCCTCCCGGAACTCCTCCCCATAATCTTTGGTTCATTAACCTAGGTGAATTGGGTTACCCTGGTTTAATCGCTTTTGCCATTATATGGATAAGACTTTATTGGATGGCATTTTTAAATCTAATAAAAACTCGTAAAGATAAATACCTCTATACAGTGAGTACTGCATGTCTTGGTGCAAGTTTAGTACTCCATTTTCAAAGCATGCTTCAATTAGGCTATCGCCAAAGTCCACAATATTTTTTAATGATCATAATATGCTCAATCATCGTTGCCATTCATCACATTAAAAAAGAACCTTTAAGTACTACTGCTACAACTACTTAA
- a CDS encoding rhodanese-like domain-containing protein, giving the protein MKKILFVLLLPLFISVALAALIKVKSPDAYALDIKSIDLNNYLIIDARSLEEYKQAHIDHAQHANVLPKVQEHINNHALKRPLILVYCNKRCSFSRHFSKRIREELNYENTFYLKDGYQAWFDFNELGPSHEN; this is encoded by the coding sequence ATGAAAAAAATTCTCTTCGTTCTTTTGCTTCCGCTCTTTATAAGTGTGGCTTTGGCCGCACTCATCAAAGTGAAATCACCCGATGCTTATGCTCTCGATATCAAAAGTATTGACTTAAATAATTACCTCATTATTGATGCTCGAAGTCTCGAAGAATATAAGCAAGCACATATTGATCATGCTCAGCACGCTAATGTCTTGCCAAAGGTCCAAGAGCATATTAACAATCATGCGCTCAAGCGTCCTCTCATTTTAGTCTACTGTAATAAGCGCTGTAGCTTTAGTCGTCATTTCTCAAAACGCATTCGCGAAGAACTGAATTATGAGAATACTTTCTACCTGAAGGATGGTTACCAAGCTTGGTTTGATTTCAATGAGCTGGGGCCAAGTCATGAGAATTGA